In Pirellulales bacterium, the following are encoded in one genomic region:
- a CDS encoding retroviral-like aspartic protease family protein — MGLTFVEGQVSGPTGQTRHVNFLVDSGASYTLLPHDVWQQLGLKPKRTLTFTLADGTPVERHVSECHIALAGEEGHTPVVLGEPDDEPLLGLVTLEILGLVLDPFNRTLQAMKMRLA, encoded by the coding sequence ATGGGGCTAACTTTCGTCGAAGGGCAGGTGAGCGGCCCCACGGGCCAAACGCGGCATGTCAACTTTCTCGTCGACAGCGGGGCCAGTTACACTCTGCTGCCGCACGATGTTTGGCAGCAACTCGGTCTCAAGCCCAAGCGCACGCTAACGTTCACATTGGCCGACGGCACCCCGGTCGAGCGGCACGTGTCCGAGTGTCACATCGCCCTGGCCGGCGAAGAAGGTCATACGCCTGTCGTCCTCGGCGAGCCGGACGACGAGCCTCTTTTGGGCCTCGTAACCCTGGAGATTCTGGGGCTCGTGCTGGATCCATTCAATCGCACGCTTCAGGCGATGAAAATGCGCTTGGCATGA
- a CDS encoding FAD-dependent oxidoreductase, which yields MHDLLVIGGGPGGYTAAIRASQLGLNVAVVERESILGGTCLRVGCIPSKAML from the coding sequence ATGCATGATCTCCTCGTCATCGGCGGCGGGCCGGGCGGTTACACTGCCGCGATCCGCGCTAGCCAACTCGGCCTGAATGTCGCCGTCGTCGAACGCGAATCGATTCTCGGCGGCACCTGCTTGCGCGTCGGCTGCATCCCGAGCAAGGCGATGCT